One segment of Rhodothermales bacterium DNA contains the following:
- a CDS encoding cation transporter, whose protein sequence is MNRTTFHVPKMDCAAEEQVVRMRLEGMGSVRRLAFDLSARRLTVTHVGHAEAITDALSGLGLGARQAGPTEPLTEEEAGVVSPPGEPEAAPAEERGPLRIALGINATFFVVEFTAGILVGSMGLIADSLDNLADALVYTLSLAAVGGTALRKKRLARGSGYLQLGLAVFGLVEVVRRFLFAEGVPDVATMVVVASLTLLGNITTLLVLRRARTGEAHVEASWIFTSNDIKVNGLVILSALVVWATASAVPDLVAGALIFVVVANGARRILVLSK, encoded by the coding sequence ATGAACCGGACCACGTTTCACGTCCCGAAGATGGACTGCGCCGCCGAGGAGCAGGTGGTGCGGATGCGGCTGGAGGGCATGGGCAGCGTCCGCCGGCTGGCGTTCGACCTGTCGGCCCGCCGGCTCACCGTCACCCACGTCGGCCACGCCGAGGCCATCACGGACGCCCTCTCCGGGCTGGGGCTGGGTGCCCGGCAGGCGGGGCCGACGGAGCCGCTGACGGAGGAGGAGGCCGGGGTCGTGTCCCCGCCCGGCGAGCCCGAGGCGGCCCCGGCCGAGGAGCGCGGGCCGCTCCGGATCGCGCTCGGCATCAACGCCACGTTCTTCGTCGTCGAGTTCACGGCCGGAATCCTCGTCGGCTCGATGGGGCTCATCGCCGACTCACTCGACAACCTCGCCGACGCCCTCGTCTACACGCTGAGCCTCGCGGCCGTCGGGGGCACGGCCCTCCGCAAGAAGCGGCTCGCGCGCGGGAGCGGGTACCTCCAGCTCGGCCTCGCCGTGTTCGGGCTCGTCGAGGTCGTCCGCCGGTTCCTCTTCGCCGAGGGGGTGCCGGACGTGGCGACGATGGTCGTCGTGGCGTCGCTCACGCTCCTCGGCAACATCACGACCCTCCTCGTCCTCCGGCGCGCGAGGACCGGCGAGGCGCACGTGGAGGCGTCCTGGATCTTCACCTCGAACGACATCAAGGTGAACGGGCTCGTGATCCTCTCGGCCCTCGTCGTCTGGGCCACGGCCTCGGCCGTGCCGGACCTCGTGGCCGGCGCACTCATCTTCGTCGTCGTCGCGAACGGGGCGCGGCGGATCCTCGTCCTCTCGAAATAG
- a CDS encoding STAS/SEC14 domain-containing protein, translated as MYELLPQTEGNVLGVRVSGTITGDDYERFRPVIDEKARRYGKVRLLIHMDDFDGWGDLDAAWEDLKLDAAHYSDVERLAMVGEERWQDWMTRLTDLFAPGDVRYFDEADLDEAWAWVREGASSSAT; from the coding sequence ATGTACGAACTCCTCCCCCAGACCGAAGGCAACGTCCTCGGCGTCCGCGTGAGCGGCACCATCACCGGCGACGACTACGAGCGCTTCCGCCCCGTCATCGACGAGAAGGCCCGTCGGTACGGGAAGGTCCGCCTCCTCATCCACATGGACGACTTCGACGGGTGGGGCGACCTCGACGCCGCCTGGGAAGACCTCAAGCTCGACGCCGCGCACTACAGCGACGTCGAGCGGCTGGCGATGGTCGGCGAGGAGCGGTGGCAGGACTGGATGACGCGGCTGACGGACCTCTTCGCCCCCGGCGACGTCCGCTACTTCGACGAGGCCGATCTCGACGAAGCGTGGGCGTGGGTGCGCGAAGGGGCGTCGTCGTCTGCCACCTGA
- a CDS encoding DUF411 domain-containing protein produces the protein MIRTLMLALLSTLALAACTGEGAAPSTPPPAPSAADAEPVRQTAPAGSLPATASAATDVDAARPVVTVYKSPTCGCCTAWAEHMREAGFPVETVDVGDMSAVKRQYGIPPGLQSCHTAVVDGYAIEGHVPAEDVKRLLAGAPEAGGLAVPGMPIGSPGMEQGDTVQPYEVLLIEDGQPTVFARYGAADQAGVLP, from the coding sequence ATGATCCGTACCCTCATGCTCGCTCTCCTGAGTACCCTCGCCCTGGCCGCGTGCACTGGTGAAGGCGCTGCGCCGTCCACCCCGCCTCCAGCCCCCAGCGCCGCAGATGCCGAGCCGGTACGCCAGACGGCACCGGCAGGGTCGCTCCCGGCCACCGCCTCGGCGGCCACTGACGTGGATGCCGCCCGCCCGGTCGTTACCGTGTACAAGTCGCCCACGTGCGGGTGCTGCACGGCGTGGGCCGAGCACATGCGCGAGGCGGGGTTCCCGGTGGAGACGGTGGACGTGGGAGACATGAGCGCGGTGAAGCGCCAGTACGGCATCCCCCCCGGATTGCAGTCCTGCCACACGGCCGTCGTCGACGGGTACGCCATCGAGGGGCACGTGCCTGCCGAAGACGTAAAGCGGCTCCTGGCGGGGGCACCGGAGGCAGGCGGCCTCGCCGTGCCGGGAATGCCCATCGGCTCACCCGGCATGGAGCAGGGGGACACGGTCCAGCCCTACGAGGTCCTCCTCATCGAGGACGGCCAACCCACCGTCTTTGCCCGGTACGGTGCCGCGGACCAGGCCGGCGTCCTGCCATGA
- a CDS encoding transporter, which produces MLVDVLPFLAIPAVAAVLGGVVAAFRPPGRRLQSVIQHFAAGVVFAAVAGELLPELMYEAAALPTIVGFGLGVALMLGVKRLTEREPSETAVPEAGASEGGASEGGAGGTRGLVVTVAVDIAVDGLLVGVGFAAGAEAGLIVTIALSLEVLFLVLATAAALVGAGASRGRVLGTTAGLTVLLLAGAIGGTLAAGALTGGLLAGVLAFGVAALLYLVTEELLVEAHDTPDTPLAAATFFLGFLVLLLIEMAL; this is translated from the coding sequence GTGCTCGTTGACGTTCTCCCCTTCCTCGCCATCCCCGCCGTCGCCGCCGTGCTCGGCGGGGTCGTGGCGGCGTTCCGCCCGCCCGGGAGGCGTCTCCAGAGCGTGATTCAGCACTTCGCAGCCGGGGTCGTCTTCGCCGCCGTGGCGGGCGAGCTCCTGCCCGAGCTGATGTACGAGGCGGCGGCGCTCCCCACCATCGTCGGGTTCGGGCTCGGCGTCGCGCTCATGCTCGGCGTCAAGCGGCTGACCGAGCGGGAGCCGTCCGAGACCGCCGTGCCCGAAGCCGGTGCGTCCGAGGGTGGTGCGTCCGAGGGCGGTGCGGGAGGGACGCGAGGGCTGGTCGTGACGGTCGCTGTAGACATCGCGGTGGACGGGCTCCTCGTCGGCGTCGGGTTCGCGGCGGGGGCCGAGGCCGGCCTCATCGTCACGATCGCGCTCTCGCTCGAGGTCCTCTTCCTTGTCCTCGCGACCGCCGCCGCCCTCGTCGGGGCCGGGGCCTCGCGCGGCCGGGTGCTGGGGACGACAGCCGGGCTGACCGTGCTCCTCCTCGCCGGGGCTATCGGCGGCACACTCGCAGCGGGCGCGCTCACGGGCGGCCTCCTCGCCGGCGTGCTCGCCTTCGGCGTGGCGGCGCTGCTCTACCTCGTCACCGAGGAGCTCCTCGTCGAGGCGCACGACACGCCGGACACCCCACTCGCAGCGGCCACCTTCTTCCTCGGCTTCCTCGTCCTCCTCCTCATCGAAATGGCGCTCTGA
- the lspA gene encoding signal peptidase II, with protein sequence MKRPAGQRFASVGTPVGSPGEPRHRDPRARASLPATLGAAEFGLTAFAAVAADLATKALATAALQRHRPVEVVGEWVRLTLGYNEGIAFGLFATEGLGILLLTGFVVLALAVWAVIALRDPATPRWTPPALGLVLGGGAANFLDRLADGRVTDFLDLGLGAHRWPTFNLADVAIVVGVGLLVLGSFRSAPRRGERTPNGPPAP encoded by the coding sequence GTGAAACGCCCGGCCGGGCAGCGTTTCGCCTCGGTGGGGACCCCGGTCGGGTCGCCGGGCGAGCCCAGGCACCGCGACCCGCGCGCCCGCGCGTCCCTCCCGGCCACACTCGGAGCGGCCGAGTTCGGGCTGACTGCGTTCGCGGCCGTTGCGGCGGACCTCGCCACGAAGGCGCTCGCTACGGCCGCGCTCCAGCGCCACCGGCCGGTCGAGGTCGTCGGCGAGTGGGTCCGCCTCACGCTGGGCTACAACGAGGGCATCGCCTTCGGGCTCTTCGCCACCGAGGGCTTGGGCATCCTCCTCCTCACGGGTTTCGTCGTGCTCGCCCTGGCCGTCTGGGCGGTCATCGCGCTCCGGGACCCGGCCACGCCCCGGTGGACGCCGCCCGCGCTCGGGCTCGTCCTCGGCGGCGGGGCCGCCAACTTCCTCGACCGCCTCGCCGATGGCCGCGTGACCGACTTCCTCGACCTCGGCCTCGGCGCGCACCGCTGGCCGACGTTCAACCTCGCCGACGTCGCCATCGTCGTCGGTGTGGGCCTCCTCGTGCTCGGCTCCTTCCGCTCGGCCCCCCGCCGCGGAGAGCGGACTCCGAACGGACCTCCGGCACCATGA
- a CDS encoding heavy metal translocating P-type ATPase, producing MNQTTFRVEKMDCPTEEQLIRSRLKGVGGVERLDFDLVRRELTVTHGLGDPAPLLAALASVGMDAEPVSAGEDEAVPQKAWERRPVVSRAEWVQLGAAGALALAAEVVALATGEEGSLVVAALALTAIALGGREMLVKGWRAVRAFSLGINFLMTIAVAGAVLIGEWPEAAMVAVLFAIAEKIEAYALDRSRGAIRSLMELAPDTALVQTEVGGWEEVRAAAVRVGQVFRVRPGERIALDGTVVVGGSTVNQAPITGESMPVEKAPGDEVFAGTINERGVLEVEATHRKRDTTLARIVRAVQQAQAERGETQRFVDRFARYYTPAVVLLAVLVAAVPPLAFGAPFFDWLYRALVLLVIACPCALVISTPVTVVSGLAAAARRGMLVKGGAYLESGHRLRVVALDKTGTITEGRPRVTDVVPLAPGVTKRQALRLAAALDAPSEHPVAAAIVRAYREQEPDALPEPVEGFEAVTGRGVRGRVGAALYFLGNHRLAREVGTSTPVVEDALERLEREGKTTVVLMTEHQALAAFGVADAPRPTSVDALRDLHALGITTVMLTGDNQTTADAIARAVGIDDARGGLLPEDKLAAVDDLRARYGAVGMVGDGINDAPALAKADVGFAMGAAGTDTAIETADVALMEDDLRKLPAFLRLSRRTARVLWQNIAFSIAIKVVFFVLAVGGVATLWMAVFADMGASLLVTFNGLRLLHTRL from the coding sequence ATGAACCAGACCACCTTCCGCGTCGAGAAGATGGACTGCCCCACCGAGGAGCAGCTCATCCGCAGCCGCCTCAAGGGGGTGGGCGGCGTCGAGCGCCTCGACTTCGACCTCGTCCGCCGTGAGCTCACCGTCACGCACGGGCTCGGCGACCCGGCCCCGCTCCTCGCTGCGCTGGCGAGCGTGGGGATGGACGCCGAGCCCGTCTCGGCCGGTGAAGACGAAGCGGTGCCGCAGAAGGCATGGGAGCGCCGCCCGGTCGTCTCCCGTGCCGAGTGGGTCCAGCTCGGCGCAGCCGGCGCGCTCGCCCTCGCCGCCGAGGTCGTAGCCCTCGCGACGGGGGAGGAGGGCAGCTTGGTCGTGGCAGCCCTGGCACTGACGGCTATCGCACTCGGCGGGCGTGAGATGCTGGTGAAGGGGTGGCGGGCCGTCCGCGCCTTCTCGCTCGGGATCAACTTCCTTATGACGATCGCCGTCGCCGGGGCCGTCCTCATCGGAGAGTGGCCCGAGGCGGCGATGGTGGCGGTCCTCTTCGCCATCGCGGAGAAGATCGAAGCGTACGCGCTCGATCGCTCGCGCGGCGCCATCCGCAGCCTCATGGAGCTAGCCCCCGACACCGCCCTCGTGCAGACGGAGGTAGGGGGCTGGGAGGAGGTGCGGGCTGCCGCCGTCCGTGTGGGGCAGGTCTTCCGCGTCCGCCCCGGCGAGCGCATCGCCCTCGACGGCACCGTCGTTGTCGGCGGCTCGACCGTGAACCAGGCCCCCATCACGGGCGAGTCGATGCCCGTCGAGAAAGCGCCGGGCGACGAGGTGTTCGCCGGGACCATCAACGAGCGCGGCGTGCTGGAGGTGGAGGCGACCCACCGCAAGCGCGACACGACGCTCGCCCGGATCGTCCGGGCCGTGCAGCAGGCCCAGGCCGAGCGCGGCGAGACGCAGCGGTTCGTGGACCGGTTCGCCCGGTACTACACGCCGGCCGTGGTCCTCCTCGCCGTGCTCGTGGCCGCCGTGCCGCCGCTCGCCTTCGGCGCTCCGTTCTTCGACTGGCTCTACCGCGCCCTCGTCCTCCTCGTCATCGCCTGCCCCTGCGCCCTCGTGATCTCGACGCCGGTGACGGTCGTGAGCGGGCTCGCCGCCGCGGCCCGGCGCGGGATGCTCGTCAAGGGCGGGGCCTACCTCGAAAGTGGACACCGCCTCCGCGTCGTCGCCCTCGACAAGACGGGGACGATCACGGAGGGCCGCCCCCGCGTGACCGACGTCGTCCCGCTCGCGCCAGGCGTCACGAAGAGGCAAGCCCTTCGCCTGGCCGCCGCGCTCGACGCGCCGAGCGAGCACCCGGTCGCGGCGGCCATCGTCCGAGCGTACCGGGAGCAGGAGCCGGACGCGCTGCCGGAGCCGGTCGAGGGCTTCGAGGCCGTCACCGGGCGCGGCGTGCGGGGCCGGGTCGGAGCCGCCCTCTACTTCCTCGGCAACCACCGCCTGGCGCGCGAGGTGGGCACGAGCACGCCGGTCGTGGAGGACGCCCTGGAACGTCTGGAGCGGGAGGGGAAGACGACCGTCGTGCTCATGACGGAGCACCAAGCGCTCGCGGCCTTCGGCGTGGCCGACGCACCGCGCCCGACGAGCGTGGACGCTCTCCGCGACCTCCACGCGCTCGGGATCACGACCGTGATGCTCACCGGCGACAACCAGACCACGGCCGACGCCATCGCCCGCGCCGTCGGCATCGACGACGCGCGCGGTGGACTTCTGCCCGAGGACAAGCTCGCCGCCGTGGACGACCTCCGCGCCCGCTACGGCGCCGTCGGGATGGTCGGCGACGGGATCAACGACGCGCCGGCGCTGGCGAAGGCCGACGTCGGCTTCGCCATGGGTGCGGCGGGCACCGACACCGCCATCGAGACGGCCGACGTGGCACTGATGGAGGACGACCTCAGGAAGCTCCCCGCCTTCCTCCGGCTCAGCCGCCGCACCGCGCGCGTGCTGTGGCAGAACATCGCCTTCTCCATCGCGATCAAGGTCGTGTTCTTCGTGCTCGCCGTCGGCGGCGTGGCGACGCTCTGGATGGCCGTCTTCGCCGACATGGGCGCGAGCCTCCTCGTCACGTTCAACGGCCTCCGCCTCCTCCACACCCGCCTCTGA